One segment of Salvia splendens isolate huo1 chromosome 20, SspV2, whole genome shotgun sequence DNA contains the following:
- the LOC121781303 gene encoding uncharacterized protein LOC121781303, with protein sequence MAAGDSNNSNGDKSVKENSGVRPNRRELLHNPGLSLEWKPQEESALEDLLEKYASESTPAVYVRIAQALRSKTVRDVALRCIWMSKKENGKRKKEDISSLRKNEGKKEGLDALAESSQVPSLVNGLAVMSVDVDVDSVDRLNAIDDPARQILRNNARALDQISINLSACKLDENIRLFIEARANMNLILKEHVQKLRGDINLILKDLRLEDKEEFKQWMPSFPVKLNDDLANSILPPLNTDADQTA encoded by the exons ATGGCTGCGGGCGATTCCAACAATAGCAACGGCGACAAATCGGTGAAGGAGAATTCGGGGGTGCGGCCGAATCGACGAGAGCTCTTGCATAATCCTGGATTGTCGCTTGAGTGGAAGCCCCAGGAAGAGTCGGCGCTGGAAGATTTGCTGGAAAA ATATGCCTCAGAAAGCACTCCTGCCGTTTATGTTAGAATTGCTCAAGCGTTAAGAAGCAAGACGGTTCGGGATGTTGCATTACGCTGCATATGGATGAGT AAGAAGGAGAATGgcaagagaaagaaagaggataTCAGTTCATTGAGGAAAAATGAAGGCAAAAAG GAAGGTTTAGATGCATTGGCGGAATCATCTCAAGTACCAAGCCTCGTCAATGGACTTGCAGTGATGTCAGTGGACGTGGACGTGGACAGTGTTGACAGATTGAATG CTATCGATGATCCTGCTAGACAGATTCTCAGGAATAATGCTCGGGCCTTGGATCAAATTTCTATCAACTTGTCTGCTTGCAAG CTTGATGAGAACATCCGTCTCTTCATTGAAGCCCGAGCTAATATGAATTTAATCTTAAAAGAGCACGTTCAAAAGCTCCGAGGTGATATCAATTTAATCTTAAAAGA TTTGAGGCTGGAAGACAAGGAAGAATTTAAGCAGTGGATGCCGTCTTTTCCAGTCAAGCTGAACGACGACCTGGCCAACTCCATTCTCCCTCCCTTGAACACTGATGCAGATCAAACAGCTTGA